CAGCTGCCTCATACAAAGCGCAGGCAGAATCGGCAAAGCAGACGATGGAAGCGTCGCTGCTTGCCAGTGCAGAGTGGCTCGACAATCTGCACGATCAGCACAAGGAACTTGATAAAAAGATCCAGCAGTCGCTGCTCGAGTGTGAGCAGGTCCGTCTGCTTGCTGAATCCCGCACGACATATTCAGCTGCGGATGAGACCCAGACAGCTCCAACGATGATTGCAGCATCGGAAGCTGAGCCGAAGCCGATCAAGCCAATTGGCACGGTGGATCATTCGCTTGCATCCGCGATGATCGCGTGGGATGAGTTTGTTGATGAACCGGGCAACGAGTCAGCTTCAGAAGACAACCATCTCGCGGAACTGGTGGAACCTTGCGTTACCTTCATCGCGGGTGACGTTGGCGATGCGATCGAGCGAGAAGGACTCGATGACGTAGCTGGCCATGACGGTGCCGTGCGCCAGTGCGGAGCGGAAGACAGCGAAGTCCGAGAGGACATCAGCGATTTCCCCTTTCTCCACACGGGAAGCAAGATAGCCCATCATGCCACCAGCGAAGGAATCGCCGGCACCGGTGGGATCGATGACCGAGTCGCTGGGGAACGCGGGGATAGCGCCAACGCGATTGCCATGGACAAACAGGCACCCGTGCTCGCCCTTCTTCACGACGACAAACTTTGGCCCCATGGTGGTGATCTTGCGAGCCGCAGCAACGGTGTTGGTCAGGCCGGTGAGCTGCTGGGCCTCGTCATAGTTGAGAACAAGCCCGTCGACCTTGCGCATGAGGGCATCGAGTTCGGGACGGGCGGTGTCGATCCAGAGATCCATAGTGTCGGCGACCGAAAGCGAAGGCTGCTCAATCTGTTCCAGCAGGCCCATCTGGACCGCGGGATGCGAGTTGGCGAGAAAGACAAGCTTGGAGTCTCGGTACTGCGCTGGGACAGCGGGCGGCTCCTCGATCAGGACGTTGAGTTCGGTGTAGAGGGTCTCGCGGGAGTCCATGTTCTCGAGATACTTCCCGCCCCAGCGGAAGGTCTTGGATCCCTTGCGTGTTTCAAGTCCCTCAAGCCCGATGTTCGGCATGTGCTTGAGCACCGTGCGAAACTCATCCGGGAAATCATCGCCGACAACACCGACGATGCGTACGTTGGCGTGATGTTGCGCAGCCGCGGCGAAGTAGGCACACGAACCGCCGAGCACGTTCTCTCTATGCTCGCCGGAAGGGGTGTAGACGGTATCAATGCCAACGGTTCCGGTGACAATCAGGGACATGGGAACTCTCTTTCGTTGTCTTCGTTTTCTCTTGTGAATGCCGGATCAGCAATGGTGTCGCACGGGCTCTGCTTGCGTGCGGGTGTTACGAGTCGAATGCTGCGTAGTCTTCCTCGCTGATATCCGCGTTCGAGTATACCTTCTGCACATCCTCAAGCTCTTCCAACGCATCGATCAGCGTTAACACTTTCTTTGCATCATCGCCAGCAACAGCGACAGTGTTCTGCGGGATTAACGCGATCTCGGCGGACGATATTTCGATCTTCGCATTCTCAAGCGCTTCGCGTACAGCGTGGAACTGTGTTGGCTCTGTTGAAACGACCCAGAAGCCGTCGTCGTCCTCCGGTGCTTCAACATCTGTCGCACCCGCGTCAATCGCCGCGTTTATAACGACATCTTCCGTCGTCTTTCCCGCCTCGACGAGAATCTGGCCAACCGTGTCGAACGAGTAGGCAACGGAGCCCGAAGCGCCCATATTCCCATTGTACTTTGAGAAGACCATCTTCACTTCCGGCGCGGTGCGGTTGCGATTGTCTGTCAGCGCATCGGCAATGATGGCAACGCCGTTGGGGCCGTATCCCTCGTACCTGACGGACTCCATCTTGCCGCCGCCGAGTTCTCCTGCGCCCTTTTTGACCGCTCGCTCAATGGTGTCCTTGGGCATGTTGGCGTATCGAGCCTCGTCGATCGCGTACCGCAGTGCAAGATTTGACGCAGGGTCACCCCCGCCCTCGCGCGCAGCAGCCATAATCGCCCGTGAGCACTTGGACCACATGCGACCGCGTTTCTTATCAACGGCCGCTTTTTTATGCCTGATATTGGCCCATTTACTATGGCCTGCCATGCAGAAACTCTCCACGTCAAGTCGGTTCTGGTGTGAGGGTGCGATGGTAGGGGAGTGGTGCGCGTTTGTCGGCACCGGATTTGCGGTCTTCCGTTTCTTGGTATCAATCTTCAAGCGTCGCTGGATCGATTTCGAAGCCGTCGGTGTCCGGGAGATTCAGCTTGCTTTC
Above is a genomic segment from Phycisphaeraceae bacterium containing:
- a CDS encoding sugar kinase, producing the protein MSLIVTGTVGIDTVYTPSGEHRENVLGGSCAYFAAAAQHHANVRIVGVVGDDFPDEFRTVLKHMPNIGLEGLETRKGSKTFRWGGKYLENMDSRETLYTELNVLIEEPPAVPAQYRDSKLVFLANSHPAVQMGLLEQIEQPSLSVADTMDLWIDTARPELDALMRKVDGLVLNYDEAQQLTGLTNTVAAARKITTMGPKFVVVKKGEHGCLFVHGNRVGAIPAFPSDSVIDPTGAGDSFAGGMMGYLASRVEKGEIADVLSDFAVFRSALAHGTVMASYVIESFSLDRIANVTRDEGNARFHQFREMVVF
- a CDS encoding YebC/PmpR family DNA-binding transcriptional regulator — encoded protein: MAGHSKWANIRHKKAAVDKKRGRMWSKCSRAIMAAAREGGGDPASNLALRYAIDEARYANMPKDTIERAVKKGAGELGGGKMESVRYEGYGPNGVAIIADALTDNRNRTAPEVKMVFSKYNGNMGASGSVAYSFDTVGQILVEAGKTTEDVVINAAIDAGATDVEAPEDDDGFWVVSTEPTQFHAVREALENAKIEISSAEIALIPQNTVAVAGDDAKKVLTLIDALEELEDVQKVYSNADISEEDYAAFDS